The Scomber japonicus isolate fScoJap1 chromosome 8, fScoJap1.pri, whole genome shotgun sequence genome has a segment encoding these proteins:
- the LOC128362992 gene encoding neuronal acetylcholine receptor subunit beta-2-like → MAAPVKTALALLVLTVATALCAEVEERLVSHLLSSDRYNKLIRPAVNNSQQVTIYIQVSLAQLINVNEREQIMTTNCWLTQVWNDYRLMWDPEEYEGIKKIRLPSQHIWLPDIVLYNNADGTYEVSFYSNAVVSNNGEVAWLPPAIYKSACKIEVRDFPFDQQNCTLKFRSWTYDHTEIDLILLSDFASRDDFKPSGEWDIVSLPGRKNEDPNDIRYLDITYDFIIKRKPLFYTINLIIPCILITSLAILVFYLPSDCGEKMTLCISVLLALTVFLLLISKIVPPTSLAVPLIGKYLMFTMVLVTFSIVTSVCVLNVHHRSPSTHTMPPWVKRIFLYRLPSYLFMRRPGSSNIREKFRKKHQQRSYSDHKLRGADGGTGSSVGMADSSSSFFVNEESAKRYGWKISDLSENTEFRKRMTLKCNIDVEDAVDGVRYIAEKMKSEDDDEGIIEDWKYVAMVIDRLFLWIFVCVCVVGTLGLFMQPLFQSYNTPIIDDMDHN, encoded by the exons ATGGCAGCCCCGGTGAAAACAGCGTTGGCACTCCTGGTTCTCACCGTGGCAA CTGCCTTGTGTGCAGAGGTGGAGGAGCGGCTGGTGAGTCACCTGTTGTCATCGGACCGCTACAACAAGCTGATCAGGCCAGCTGTCAACAACAGCCAGCAGGTCACCATTTACATCCAAGTGTCCCTCGCCCAGCTGATCAATGTG AACGAGAGGGAGCAGATCATGACCACCAACTGCTGGCTTACTCAG GTATGGAATGACTACAGATTAATGTGGGACCCTGAAGAGTACGAGGGAATCAAGAAAATCCGTCTCCCATCACAACACATCTGGCTGCCAGACATTGTCCTCTACAACAA TGCTGATGGGACCTATGAAGTCTCCTTCTACTCCAATGCTGTGGTCTCCAACAATGGTGAGGTGGCCTGGCTTCCACCAGCTATCTATAAGTCAGCCTGCAAAATTGAAGTCCGTGACTTTCCCTTTGACCAGCAGAACTGCACCCTCAAGTTCCGCTCCTGGACCTATGACCACACTGAAATTGATCTCATATTGCTGAGTGATTTTGCCAGTCGTGATGACTTCAAACCCAGTGGTGAGTGGGATATCGTTTCTCTGCCTGGACGCAAGAATGAAGACCCCAATGACATCAGGTACTTGGATATCACCTATGACTTTATTATCAAGAGAAAACCTCTGTTCTACACCATCAACCTAATAATTCCCTGCATCCTTATCACATCTCTGGCTATTCTGGTGTTCTACCTCCCGTCAGACTGTGGTGAGAAGATGACCCTCTGCATCTCTGTCCTCCTGGCCCTTACTGTGTTTTTACTTCTGATCTCAAAAATTGTGCCACCTACATCTTTAGCAGTGCCTCTGATTGGGAAGTACCTGATGTTTACGATGGTGCTGGTCACCTTCTCCATCGTCACCAGCGTTTGTGTGCTTAATGTGCACCACCGGTCCCCCAGTACACACACCATGCCTCCTTGGGTTAAACGCATCTTCTTGTACCGactcccttcctacctcttcATGCGCAGACCTGGAAGCTCTAACATCCGCGAGAAATTTCGGAAAAAACACCAGCAGCGATCATACTCTGACCACAAGCTGCGTGGAGCGGATGGGGGGACCGGAAGTTCTGTAGGAATGGCCGATTCTTCCTCGTCCTTCTTTGTAAATGAGGAGTCAGCCAAACGCTATGGCTGGAAAATCAGCGATTTGTCAGAGAACACAGAGTTCAGGAAGAGGATGACGCTCAAGTGCAACATTGACGTGGAGGATGCAGTGGATGGTGTGCGCTACATTGCTGAGAAGATGAAgagtgaggatgatgatgaaggg ATCATTGAAGACTGGAAGTACGTAGCCATGGTGATCGACCGTCTCTTCCTGTggatctttgtgtgtgtgtgtgtggttgggacGCTCGGCCTCTTCATGCAGCCTCTATTCCAGAGTTACAACACCCCCATTATTGATGACATGGACCATAACTGA